A window of the Lolium perenne isolate Kyuss_39 chromosome 7, Kyuss_2.0, whole genome shotgun sequence genome harbors these coding sequences:
- the LOC127316332 gene encoding zinc finger BED domain-containing protein RICESLEEPER 2 → MSTSQDEEYDVSEEPILEMYFPPSSQAEHSQRRSPIVPVVSSPGLRLYLSPSFARRRNSPSVRNSPLSLANAHTSATRRPPNVVASTAGVHTSADATGPPTRSRKRKLTSDIWDDFTAIYDDNGKLVEGQCIHCETIFPTSKKSGSSQCRRHRLTCTEKAKLDELIGTIQPGDARIPAIKRFKYDRDKALDELVRMIVLHELPFRIVEYVGFRRFVASLNPAFKLMSRTTIRDECIAEFNRQKTQLLEVLKNLNSRVSLTADLWTSNQELGYICVTCHFVDNKWKLHKRIINFAHVETPHNATNLLNVMLKTMEDWGIDDKICSISLDNASVNDLMVSYIKSNLIGRRLLAGNGDIFHHRCAAHVLNLIVQDGLKVSCGAIDAIRESVKFVRSSAQRKENFDKIVTQLGITCEKQVALDVSTRWNSTYLMMKTASEYIAAFDQLAVQDLSFKCAPSASQWTIAEEICKLLVVFYDATVVVSGSLYPTSNAYFKMLWRVKWTLEKEASNANATIRSMVLHMKKKFLKYWKLSYLTMCIPIILDPRCKVEFLNYSLKDDTEVEGPKYLAIVKRKFKEMLSAYSSEQIGDSGIRNEQENQASSSSDPWARWSQHVGQRKQRTKQSEYDMYLKDDLVPPDVEIDVLEWWMTNGHKYPTIARMARDVLAVPASTVASESAFSTGSRVISDYRSRLASETITALICLQDWMRPSGVIDSTTIVEDLDNEDEILRASTNFRVERNETQVDS, encoded by the exons ATGTCAACCTCTCAGGATGAGGAATATGATGTTTCTGAAGAACCTATACTCGAAATGTATTTTCCCCCATCATCCCAAGCAGAGCATTCACAGCGAAGGTCTCCAATCGTGCCTGTTGTCAGCTCTCCTGGTCTCAGATTGTATTTGAGCCCATCATTTGCAAGGCGGAGGAACTCTCCATCTGTTAGGAACTCTCCATTGTCTCTCGCGAATGCGCACACTTCAGCGACCAGGCGGCCTCCAAATGTCGTAGCGTCTACAGCAGGTGTGCATACTTCAGCTGATGCTACCG GCCCACCAACTAgatcaagaaaaagaaaactcACGTCGGACATATGGGATGATTTCACTGCTATCTATGATGACAATGGCAAACTTGTGGAAGGTCAGTGTATCCATTGTGAAACCATCTTTCCGACTTCTAAAAAGTCTGGATCTAGTCAATGCCGTCGGCATAGGTTGACCTGCACTGAAAAAGCCAAGTTAGATGAACTGATTGGTACCATTCAGCCCGGCGATGCAAGAATTCCTGCTATTAAGCGGTTTAAGTATGATAGAGATAAAGCTCTTGATGAGCTTGTCAGGATGATCGTACTCCATGAGCTTCCTTTCCGTATAGTTGAGTATGTTGGTTTTAGAAGATTCGTGGCTAGTCTGAACCCAGCCTTCAAGCTTATGTCTAGAACTACTATAAGAGATGAATGTATTGCAGAGTTCAATAGGCAAAAGACACAGCTACTAGAGGTGTTGAAAAATTTGAACTCTAGAGTTTCACTAACAGCAGATCTTTGGACATCGAATCAAGAGCTAGGTTATATTTGTGTTACATGCCATTTTGTGGATAACAAATGGAAACTCCATAAGAGAATTATCAACTTTGCTCACGTTGAAACTCCTCACAATGCCACTAATCTGTTAAATGTTATGTTAAAAACAATGGAAGATTGGGGTATAGATGATAAAATCTGCAGCATCTCTCTAGACAATGCTTCAGTTAATGATTTGATGGTCAGCTATATCAAATCAAACCTGATTGGGAGAAGACTGCTAGCTGGAAATGGTGACATATTTCATCATCGCTGTGCGGCACATGTTCTAAATCTGATCGTGCAAGATGGCCTGAAGGTCAGCTGTGGGGCTATTGATGCCATCAGGGAGAGTGTCAAGTTTGTGAGGAGCTCGGCTCAGCGGAAAGAAAACTTTGACAAAATCGTTACACAGCTTGGAATAACTTGTGAGAAACAGGTCGCATTGGATGTCAGCACTCGCTGGAACTCAACATATTTGATGATGAAGACAGCAAGTGAGTACATTGCAGCCTTTGATCAATTGGCTGTGCAAGACCTTTCATTCAAATGTGCACCATCAGCTTCTCAATGGACAATCGCGGAGGAAATTTGCAAGTTGTTAGTTGTTTTCTATGATGCTACGGTGGTAGTTTCTGGTTCACTATATCCTACAAGCAATGCATATTTCAAAATGCTTTGGAGGGTCAAATGGACGTTGGAAAAGGAAGCATCAAATGCGAATGCCACAATCAGATCAATGGTGCTGcatatgaagaagaagttcttGAAGTACTGGAAGCTCTCATACTTAACTATGTGCATACCTATAATACTCGATCCTCGGTGCAAGGTTGAGTTCTTGAACTACAGCTTGAAGGATGATACAGAGGTTGAGGGGCCAAAGTATTTAGCAATCGTGAAGAGGAAATTCAAAGAAATGCTAAGCGCGTATTCATCAGAGCAGATTGGTGACTCGGGAATTCGAAATGAACAAGAAAATCAAGCATCATCTTCAAGTGATCCGTGGGCTAGGTGGAGTCAGCATGTGGGTCAACGCAAGCAGCGAACTAAGCAAAGTGAGTATGATATGTACTTGAAAGATGACCTTGTACCTCCAGATGTTGAAATTGATGTTCTGGAATGGTGGATGACCAATGGACATAAGTATCCTACAATTGCACGTATGGCACGTGATGTATTGGCTGTTCCTGCATCTACTGTGGCTTCAGAGTCAGCATTCTCCACTGGAAGTAGGGTGATTAGCGACTACCGTAGTCGTTTGGCTAGCGAAACCATCACGGCATTGATATGCCTGCAAGATTGGATGCGCCCATCAG GTGTAATTGATTCAACCACAATTGTAGAAGATCTGGATAATGAAGATGAAATTCTCAGGGCTAGTACTAATTTCAG AGTGGAGAGAAACGAGACACAGGTGGACTCTTGA